One stretch of Lysobacter sp. KIS68-7 DNA includes these proteins:
- the metH gene encoding methionine synthase, giving the protein MNALPRHTRLSGLEPLQITPQSNFVNVGERTNVTGSAQFKKLILEGRYDEAVVVARQQVENGAQIIDINMDEGMLDAEQAMTTFINLIAAEPDIARVPVMVDSSKWTVIEAGLKCLQGKGIVNSISMKEGEAEFLRQARLVRRYGAAVVVMAFDEAGQADTIERKVEISSRAYELLTTRIGFPPEDIIFDPNVFAIATGIEEHDNYAVNFIEAARELRRRFPLSHISGGVSNVSFSFRGNEAVRQAIHVVFLYHAIAAGMDMGIVNAGALPLYDDLDADLRERVEDVVLNRRSDATERLLEIADRYKGKKGEKKVEDLRWREKPVEDRLAHALVHGIDAFIDEDTEQARARATRPLDVIEGPLMSGMNVVGDLFGAGKMFLPQVVKSARVMKKAVAYLLPYIEAEKLRTGDVGRSNGKIVMATVKGDVHDIGKNIVGVVLACNNFEVIDLGVMVPAQTILDRAKAEQADIIGLSGLITPSLEEMRHVAAEMQRQGFVVPLLIGGATTSRAHTALKIDPQYKSPTVWVKDASRAVGVAQSLVSVDLREAFVAANDADYKEIRERHRQRGDAKRLVSLDKARAQAFDGGWADYTPPAPRQPGLTVFDDVALAELVPFIDWTPFFNTWELAGKYPAIFDDAIVGKQARELFDDAQGMLKKIVDEKWLRAKAVVGLWPAQSVGDDVRVDGTTTFHFLRQQVDKPVDRPDFCLADFVAPESSGKQDWMGGFAVTAGLGIEEHVARFEADHDDYNAILLKALADRLAEALAERMHQRVRRELWGYMPDEALANDALIDEQYVGIRPAPGYPACPEHTEKATLFQMLDAERNAGVRLTESFAMYPAAAVSGYYFSHPRSQYFVVGRLSREQVADYAKRKGITLAQAERWLASNLDYDPE; this is encoded by the coding sequence ATGAATGCACTCCCCCGCCACACGCGGCTCAGCGGCCTGGAGCCGCTGCAGATCACGCCGCAGAGCAACTTCGTCAACGTCGGCGAACGCACGAACGTCACCGGCTCGGCGCAGTTCAAGAAGCTCATCCTCGAAGGCCGCTACGACGAAGCGGTGGTGGTCGCGCGCCAGCAGGTGGAAAACGGCGCGCAGATCATCGACATCAACATGGATGAAGGCATGCTCGACGCCGAGCAGGCGATGACGACCTTCATCAACCTCATCGCCGCCGAGCCGGACATCGCGCGCGTGCCGGTGATGGTCGACAGCTCCAAGTGGACGGTGATCGAAGCGGGCCTGAAGTGCCTGCAGGGCAAGGGCATCGTCAACTCGATCTCGATGAAGGAAGGCGAAGCCGAGTTCCTGCGCCAGGCGCGGCTCGTGCGGCGCTACGGCGCGGCGGTCGTGGTGATGGCCTTCGACGAAGCGGGCCAGGCGGACACGATCGAACGCAAGGTCGAGATCTCCTCGCGCGCCTACGAGCTGCTGACGACGCGGATCGGCTTTCCGCCCGAAGACATCATCTTCGACCCGAACGTGTTCGCGATCGCCACCGGCATCGAGGAGCACGACAACTACGCGGTCAACTTCATCGAGGCCGCGCGCGAGCTGCGCCGCCGCTTCCCGCTCTCGCATATTTCCGGCGGCGTCTCCAACGTCTCCTTCTCCTTCCGCGGCAACGAGGCCGTGCGCCAGGCGATCCACGTCGTGTTCCTGTACCACGCCATCGCGGCGGGCATGGACATGGGCATCGTCAACGCCGGTGCGCTGCCCTTGTACGACGATCTCGACGCCGACCTGCGCGAGCGCGTGGAGGACGTCGTCCTCAACCGCCGCAGCGATGCCACCGAGCGACTGCTCGAGATCGCCGACCGCTACAAGGGCAAGAAGGGCGAGAAGAAAGTCGAAGACCTGCGCTGGCGCGAGAAGCCGGTGGAGGATCGCCTCGCGCACGCGCTGGTGCACGGCATCGATGCCTTCATCGACGAGGACACCGAACAGGCGCGCGCCCGCGCCACGCGCCCGCTCGACGTGATCGAGGGCCCGCTGATGTCGGGCATGAATGTGGTGGGTGATCTGTTCGGCGCCGGCAAGATGTTCCTGCCGCAGGTGGTGAAGTCCGCGCGCGTGATGAAGAAGGCGGTGGCCTACCTGCTGCCCTACATCGAAGCGGAAAAACTGCGCACCGGCGACGTCGGCCGTTCGAACGGCAAGATCGTCATGGCGACCGTCAAGGGCGACGTGCACGACATCGGCAAGAACATCGTCGGCGTGGTGCTGGCCTGCAACAACTTCGAGGTGATCGACCTCGGCGTGATGGTGCCGGCGCAGACCATCCTGGATCGGGCGAAGGCGGAGCAGGCGGACATCATCGGGCTGTCGGGCTTGATTACGCCTTCGCTGGAAGAGATGCGCCATGTCGCGGCGGAAATGCAGCGGCAGGGTTTCGTGGTGCCCTTGCTGATCGGCGGCGCGACCACCTCGCGTGCGCATACGGCGCTGAAGATCGACCCGCAATACAAGTCGCCCACGGTGTGGGTGAAGGATGCCTCGCGTGCGGTGGGCGTGGCGCAGTCGCTGGTGTCGGTGGACCTGCGCGAGGCCTTCGTCGCGGCCAACGATGCCGACTACAAGGAAATCCGCGAGCGTCATCGCCAGCGCGGCGATGCGAAGCGCCTGGTGTCGCTGGACAAGGCGCGCGCGCAGGCCTTCGACGGCGGCTGGGCCGACTACACGCCCCCTGCCCCGCGGCAACCGGGCCTGACGGTGTTCGACGACGTCGCCCTCGCCGAACTCGTGCCCTTCATCGACTGGACGCCGTTCTTCAACACATGGGAGCTCGCGGGGAAGTATCCGGCGATCTTCGACGACGCGATCGTGGGCAAGCAGGCGCGCGAGTTGTTCGACGATGCGCAGGGGATGCTGAAGAAGATCGTCGACGAAAAGTGGTTGCGGGCGAAGGCGGTCGTCGGATTGTGGCCGGCGCAGTCGGTGGGCGACGACGTGCGCGTCGATGGCACGACCACCTTCCACTTCCTGCGCCAGCAGGTGGACAAGCCGGTGGATCGTCCCGACTTCTGCCTCGCGGATTTCGTCGCGCCCGAAAGCAGCGGGAAGCAGGACTGGATGGGCGGCTTCGCGGTGACCGCGGGCCTGGGCATCGAGGAACACGTCGCGCGCTTCGAAGCCGACCACGACGACTACAACGCGATCCTGCTCAAGGCCCTGGCGGATCGCCTGGCCGAAGCGCTGGCCGAACGCATGCACCAACGCGTGCGTCGTGAGTTGTGGGGCTACATGCCCGACGAAGCCCTGGCCAACGATGCACTGATCGACGAACAGTACGTCGGCATCCGCCCTGCCCCCGGGTATCCGGCGTGCCCGGAACACACCGAGAAGGCGACGCTGTTCCAGATGCTCGATGCCGAACGCAATGCCGGCGTGCGGCTGACGGAAAGTTTTGCGATGTATCCGGCGGCGGCGGTGTCGGGCTATTACTTCAGCCATCCGCGCAGCCAGTATTTCGTGGTCGGTCGCCTCTCGCGCGAGCAGGTTGCCGACTATGCGAAGCGCAAGGGCATCACGCTCGCACAGGCCGAACGCTGGCTGGCATCGAACCTCGACTACGATCCGGAATGA
- a CDS encoding RHS repeat-associated core domain-containing protein, translated as MKRIACLAAGLSVFGADARFLSVDPVKADASTGGHFNRYAYANNNPYKYVDPDGRVAIVTHHRNGDVSVHFPTRFHGPAATQERIDRIHAFVEAMSGTYRVNGTDTQVNFAITEIDGRTPRRARNDVMLVEGAERSNAEIGGRRAEIDVLDRFTANGVPAHEFSHLGGIDDLYDPITGLPDPAHGDKIMNQVPGRVESTTVEGIINARTNIRRNER; from the coding sequence ATGAAGCGCATCGCATGCCTGGCCGCGGGCCTTTCCGTTTTCGGCGCGGACGCGCGCTTCCTGTCCGTCGACCCCGTCAAGGCGGATGCGAGCACCGGAGGCCACTTCAATCGATATGCCTACGCCAACAACAACCCCTACAAGTACGTCGATCCCGACGGGCGCGTTGCGATCGTCACCCATCACCGGAACGGGGACGTCAGCGTCCACTTTCCAACGCGTTTCCATGGTCCGGCGGCGACGCAGGAGCGCATCGACCGGATCCACGCGTTCGTCGAGGCCATGTCCGGAACCTATCGGGTCAATGGCACAGACACGCAGGTGAACTTCGCGATCACCGAAATCGACGGCAGGACGCCGCGACGCGCTCGGAACGACGTCATGCTCGTCGAGGGCGCCGAGCGCAGCAACGCGGAAATTGGCGGAAGGCGCGCAGAAATCGACGTCCTGGACCGCTTCACGGCAAATGGCGTACCGGCGCATGAGTTCTCGCACCTCGGAGGCATCGACGATCTCTATGACCCCATCACCGGCCTTCCGGATCCAGCGCACGGCGACAAGATCATGAACCAGGTCCCGGGACGGGTGGAATCGACGACGGTCGAGGGCATCATCAACGCGCGCACCAACATCCGAAGGAACGAACGGTGA
- a CDS encoding DUF2058 family protein, which produces MSDSLRDQLLGLGFKPAPAPARKPEPKTPHGAKPAHGKPAHGKPVHGKPPHGKPAHGKPSQGRPPQGRPPQGKPKSREEIDLAKAYAIRAQKEKDERIEAERLKQEEARKRREAKAALAEFLKDKGRNDAGAEIARHFEYGGKIKRIYVTDAQLKSLNAGELGVVQMDGRYLLVDADTLAKAEAIFAPAVALKVDPNAPAGDDPYSDPQYQVPDDLVW; this is translated from the coding sequence ATGAGCGATTCCCTGCGCGACCAGTTGCTCGGCCTCGGCTTCAAGCCGGCGCCGGCCCCCGCCCGCAAGCCCGAACCCAAGACGCCGCATGGCGCGAAGCCTGCGCATGGCAAGCCCGCGCACGGAAAGCCCGTGCACGGCAAGCCGCCGCATGGGAAACCCGCGCATGGCAAGCCTTCGCAGGGCAGGCCGCCGCAGGGCAGGCCGCCCCAGGGCAAGCCGAAGTCGCGCGAAGAAATCGACCTCGCCAAGGCCTATGCGATCCGTGCGCAGAAGGAGAAGGACGAGCGCATCGAAGCCGAACGCCTGAAGCAGGAAGAGGCGCGCAAGCGTCGCGAGGCCAAGGCCGCGCTCGCCGAATTCCTGAAGGACAAGGGGCGCAACGATGCGGGCGCGGAGATCGCGCGCCATTTCGAGTATGGCGGCAAGATCAAGCGCATCTACGTCACCGATGCGCAATTGAAGTCGCTCAACGCCGGCGAACTCGGCGTGGTGCAGATGGACGGGCGTTACCTGCTGGTGGATGCGGACACGCTGGCCAAGGCCGAAGCGATCTTCGCGCCCGCGGTTGCGCTGAAGGTCGATCCGAATGCGCCGGCGGGGGACGATCCGTACAGCGATCCGCAGTATCAGGTGCCGGACGATCTGGTCTGGTGA
- a CDS encoding SlyX family protein gives MATPDPSSLEARLEELETRLAFQEHALSEMSDALAQARHEAERNAELVRRVMEELKSSRASFLADPAEEPPPPHY, from the coding sequence ATGGCGACGCCCGATCCAAGTTCGCTGGAAGCGCGCCTCGAAGAACTCGAGACGCGCCTGGCCTTCCAGGAACACGCGCTGTCGGAAATGAGCGACGCGTTGGCGCAGGCGCGCCACGAAGCCGAACGCAATGCCGAACTGGTGCGCCGCGTGATGGAGGAACTCAAGTCCTCGCGCGCCAGCTTCCTGGCCGATCCCGCCGAAGAACCGCCGCCGCCGCATTACTGA
- a CDS encoding UDP-glucose/GDP-mannose dehydrogenase family protein translates to MRVTIFGTGYVGLVTGTCLAEVGHDVVCVDIDEAKVEGLNRGVIPIYEPGLEPMVKANHAAGRLNFTTDAAHAIEHGDVLFIAVGTPPDEDGSADLKYVLAVARTIGQHLQRAAVVVNKSTVPVGTADKVRTAISQELLQRRTTLVFDVVSNPEFLKEGDAVNDCMRPDRIVVGTDSAPALEKLKRLYAPFNRNHERIVAMDVRSAELTKYAANAMLATKISFMNEMANIAEQVGADIEMVRQGIGSDPRIGWHFIYPGAGYGGSCFPKDVQALAWTAQQYGCNPRLLDAVEAVNEAQKQHLFELMTRHFGDVRGKTVAVWGLAFKPNTDDMRAASSRELLAQLWDAGAKVQAYDPEATQEARRIFGDRADLHLCASAGEALKGADALVVVTEWKQFRSPDFARLANTLTDKVVFDGRNLYDPAEVEAAGLAYYGIGRGRSVRKPD, encoded by the coding sequence ATGCGCGTCACCATTTTCGGCACCGGTTACGTCGGGCTCGTCACCGGCACCTGCCTGGCGGAGGTCGGCCACGACGTCGTCTGCGTCGACATCGACGAAGCGAAGGTCGAAGGCCTCAATCGTGGCGTGATCCCGATCTACGAGCCGGGCCTGGAGCCGATGGTCAAGGCGAACCACGCCGCCGGCCGCCTGAATTTCACCACCGACGCCGCGCATGCGATCGAACACGGCGATGTGTTGTTCATCGCCGTCGGCACGCCGCCCGACGAGGACGGCAGCGCCGACCTCAAGTACGTGCTCGCCGTGGCGCGCACGATTGGCCAGCACCTGCAGCGCGCTGCGGTGGTGGTGAACAAGTCGACCGTGCCGGTCGGCACCGCCGACAAGGTGCGAACGGCGATTTCGCAGGAACTCCTGCAGCGCCGCACGACGCTCGTGTTCGACGTCGTCAGCAATCCCGAATTCCTCAAGGAAGGCGATGCGGTCAACGACTGCATGCGCCCCGATCGCATCGTGGTCGGCACCGACAGCGCGCCTGCGCTGGAAAAGCTCAAGCGTCTGTACGCGCCGTTCAACCGCAACCATGAGCGCATCGTGGCGATGGACGTCCGTTCGGCCGAGCTGACCAAGTACGCCGCCAACGCCATGCTCGCCACGAAGATTTCCTTCATGAACGAGATGGCGAACATCGCAGAGCAGGTGGGCGCCGACATCGAAATGGTGCGCCAGGGCATCGGCTCGGATCCGCGCATCGGCTGGCACTTCATCTACCCGGGCGCCGGTTACGGTGGCTCGTGCTTCCCGAAGGACGTGCAGGCGCTGGCCTGGACCGCGCAGCAGTACGGCTGCAATCCGCGCCTGCTGGACGCCGTGGAAGCGGTGAACGAAGCGCAGAAGCAGCACTTGTTCGAACTGATGACGCGCCACTTCGGCGACGTGCGCGGCAAGACCGTTGCCGTGTGGGGCCTGGCGTTCAAGCCGAACACCGACGACATGCGCGCCGCCTCCAGCCGCGAACTGCTCGCGCAACTGTGGGATGCGGGTGCCAAGGTGCAGGCCTACGACCCGGAAGCCACGCAGGAAGCGCGCCGCATCTTCGGCGACCGCGCCGACCTGCACCTGTGCGCCTCCGCGGGTGAAGCGCTGAAGGGTGCCGATGCGCTCGTCGTGGTCACCGAGTGGAAGCAGTTCCGTAGCCCGGATTTCGCCAGGCTCGCGAACACGCTGACCGACAAGGTCGTGTTCGACGGCCGCAACCTGTACGACCCGGCGGAAGTCGAAGCCGCGGGCCTGGCGTACTACGGCATCGGCCGCGGCCGCTCGGTGCGCAAGCCCGACTGA
- a CDS encoding FKBP-type peptidyl-prolyl cis-trans isomerase: MKSSLRHALVLSAAAAAVFAAGCNKQEAAKTEANAPAAASTAKGAQIAGLPTEKDQVSYMVGMALAKQLDPIKDEIDVDMITKAIKSSLAGEKLLMTEDQARSVGENFGQKMQAKQIAKAMADAKKNLEEGQKFAADNAKKPGVLTTASGLQYQVVTEGKGPKPKAGDVVRVHYKGATLDGKTFDSSYDRGQPVVFPLDQVVPGWQEGLQLMPVGSKFKLWIPGNLGYGEKGTPGGPIGPNATLVFDVELLDIVQPPKQ; encoded by the coding sequence ATGAAGTCTTCCCTGCGCCACGCCCTTGTGTTGTCCGCCGCCGCCGCGGCCGTTTTCGCCGCCGGTTGCAACAAGCAGGAGGCCGCCAAGACCGAGGCCAACGCGCCGGCCGCCGCGTCCACCGCCAAGGGTGCCCAGATCGCGGGCCTGCCCACCGAGAAGGACCAGGTGAGCTACATGGTCGGCATGGCGCTGGCCAAGCAGCTGGACCCGATCAAGGACGAGATCGACGTCGACATGATCACCAAGGCCATCAAGTCCTCGCTCGCCGGCGAGAAGCTGCTGATGACCGAAGACCAGGCGCGTTCCGTCGGTGAGAACTTCGGCCAGAAGATGCAGGCCAAGCAGATCGCCAAGGCGATGGCCGATGCGAAGAAGAACCTCGAGGAAGGCCAGAAGTTCGCCGCCGACAACGCCAAGAAGCCGGGCGTGCTGACCACGGCCTCGGGCCTGCAGTACCAGGTCGTGACCGAAGGCAAGGGCCCGAAGCCGAAGGCCGGCGACGTGGTCCGCGTGCACTACAAGGGCGCCACGCTCGACGGCAAGACCTTCGACAGCTCCTACGATCGCGGCCAGCCGGTCGTCTTCCCGCTCGACCAGGTCGTGCCGGGCTGGCAGGAAGGCCTGCAGCTGATGCCGGTGGGCAGCAAGTTCAAGCTGTGGATCCCGGGCAACCTGGGTTACGGCGAAAAGGGTACGCCGGGCGGCCCGATCGGCCCGAACGCGACGCTCGTGTTCGACGTCGAGCTGCTCGACATCGTCCAGCCGCCGAAGCAGTAA
- a CDS encoding FKBP-type peptidyl-prolyl cis-trans isomerase — protein sequence MKGFVRGAAALLLLVAALGAQAQEKKVLNTERDKVSYMVGMDVGSSIAPVGRDIDMAAFDKAVRNAFAGGKPLIDDATAKKTHEQLMARISARNGQPPGASDAKLPEVSKSNVGLLIGADVGRSLKPVQDEIDVPTMMQAIRTTFAKGTLLLSDEEARAVGVAFSQRQQERLGKETAALAEKNKTEGAAFLAKNKTQKGVFTTPSGLQYMVLRQGAGLRPKPTDKVRVNYEGKLLDGTVFDSSYEHGQPAEFPLTQVIAGWSEGVSMMPVGAKYRFWVPGELAYGEQGPPDIGPNATLQFDVELLDIVP from the coding sequence ATGAAGGGTTTCGTGCGCGGCGCCGCCGCGTTGTTGTTGCTGGTCGCTGCCCTCGGTGCGCAGGCGCAGGAGAAGAAAGTGTTGAATACCGAACGCGACAAGGTCAGTTACATGGTCGGCATGGACGTCGGCAGCTCCATCGCGCCGGTCGGCCGCGACATCGACATGGCCGCGTTCGACAAGGCCGTGCGCAATGCCTTCGCAGGCGGCAAGCCGCTGATCGACGATGCGACCGCGAAGAAGACCCACGAACAGCTGATGGCGCGCATCTCCGCGCGCAACGGCCAGCCGCCGGGCGCCAGTGACGCGAAGCTGCCGGAAGTGTCGAAGTCGAACGTGGGCCTGCTCATCGGCGCCGACGTCGGCCGCTCGCTCAAGCCGGTCCAGGACGAAATCGACGTGCCGACGATGATGCAGGCCATCCGCACCACCTTCGCCAAGGGCACGCTGCTGCTGTCGGACGAGGAAGCGCGTGCGGTGGGCGTGGCGTTCTCGCAGCGCCAGCAGGAACGCCTGGGCAAGGAAACCGCGGCCCTGGCCGAGAAGAACAAGACCGAAGGCGCCGCCTTCCTCGCGAAGAACAAGACGCAGAAGGGCGTGTTCACCACGCCGTCGGGCCTGCAGTACATGGTGCTGCGCCAGGGCGCGGGCCTGCGTCCGAAGCCCACCGACAAGGTGCGCGTCAATTACGAAGGCAAGCTGCTCGACGGCACCGTCTTCGACAGCTCCTACGAGCACGGCCAACCGGCCGAATTCCCCCTCACGCAGGTCATCGCGGGCTGGTCCGAAGGCGTCTCGATGATGCCGGTCGGCGCCAAGTACCGCTTCTGGGTGCCCGGCGAGCTGGCCTACGGGGAACAAGGCCCCCCGGACATCGGTCCGAACGCGACGCTGCAGTTCGATGTCGAGCTGCTCGACATCGTTCCCTGA
- a CDS encoding glutathione peroxidase, which produces MRRIPLISLAGLLLVAATAFASKTDLLDHSYRPLAGKTPVSLEKTYGGDVLLVVNTASKCGFTPQFDALEGLHKKYAGQGFAVLGFPSGDFKAQEFDDEKQIQEFCKLTYGVKFPMFEKVHVVGDDATPFYKDLTAVSGDAPKWNFHKYLLGRDGRLIASWGSKTTPDDKQIVEAIEQALKAPRPAGKGG; this is translated from the coding sequence GTGCGTCGCATCCCATTGATTTCCCTCGCCGGACTGCTGCTCGTGGCGGCCACGGCCTTCGCCTCGAAGACCGACCTGCTGGACCACAGCTACCGGCCGCTGGCCGGGAAGACACCGGTCTCGCTGGAAAAGACCTACGGCGGCGACGTGCTGCTGGTGGTCAACACGGCCAGCAAGTGCGGCTTCACCCCGCAGTTTGACGCGCTGGAAGGGCTGCACAAGAAGTACGCGGGCCAGGGCTTCGCGGTGCTCGGTTTCCCGTCGGGCGATTTCAAGGCGCAGGAATTCGACGACGAGAAGCAGATCCAGGAGTTCTGCAAGCTCACCTATGGCGTCAAGTTCCCGATGTTCGAGAAGGTGCATGTCGTCGGCGACGACGCCACGCCGTTCTACAAGGACCTCACCGCCGTGTCGGGCGATGCGCCGAAGTGGAACTTCCACAAATACCTGCTGGGCCGCGACGGGCGTTTGATCGCCAGCTGGGGCTCGAAGACCACGCCGGACGACAAGCAGATCGTCGAGGCGATCGAACAGGCGCTCAAGGCCCCGCGTCCGGCCGGCAAGGGCGGCTGA
- a CDS encoding GntR family transcriptional regulator encodes MTAIEWSDGAPIYRQLKERVVAMLLDGLLKPGDALPSVRQVAAEYQLNPITVSRAYQELADEAIVEKRRGLGMYVTEGASEKLLNSERERFLREEWPLVLERIQRLGLSLDRLLRNGEKA; translated from the coding sequence ATGACCGCCATCGAATGGAGCGACGGCGCTCCCATCTACCGCCAGCTCAAGGAACGCGTCGTCGCGATGCTGCTCGACGGGCTCCTCAAGCCGGGTGACGCACTGCCCTCCGTGCGCCAGGTGGCCGCCGAATACCAGCTCAATCCCATCACCGTCTCGCGCGCCTACCAGGAGCTCGCGGACGAAGCCATTGTCGAAAAACGCAGGGGACTCGGTATGTACGTCACGGAAGGGGCATCGGAGAAACTGCTGAACAGCGAGCGCGAACGCTTCCTCCGCGAAGAGTGGCCGCTCGTGCTCGAACGCATCCAGCGCCTGGGGCTGTCGCTCGACCGCCTGCTGCGCAACGGAGAGAAGGCATGA
- a CDS encoding ABC transporter ATP-binding protein, translated as MNATTTSATTSVVSARGLRKAYKNKLALADTAFEIPAGRIVGLIGPNGAGKTTALKAMLGLIPFEGELRVLGRDPRTQRDELMNDVCFIADVAVLPRWIRVREAIEFVAGVHPRFDRARCERFLANTQLKPNMKVRELSKGMIVQLHLALVMAIDAKLLVLDEPTLGLDILYRKQFYQRLLEDYFDENKTIVITTHQVEEIEHILTDVMFIRDGKIVLEAPMEAVGERYVEVLVSADRADEARGLRPIDERSLPFGKTVMLFDGIELGRLAHLGETRTPGLADLFVATMKGTYA; from the coding sequence ATGAACGCGACGACCACCTCCGCCACCACGTCCGTGGTAAGCGCCCGCGGCCTGCGCAAGGCTTACAAGAACAAGCTCGCGCTCGCCGACACCGCCTTCGAAATCCCGGCCGGCCGCATCGTCGGCCTGATCGGTCCGAACGGTGCCGGCAAGACCACCGCGCTGAAGGCGATGCTCGGTCTGATCCCCTTCGAAGGCGAGCTGCGCGTGCTCGGCCGCGATCCGCGCACGCAGCGCGATGAGCTGATGAACGACGTGTGCTTCATCGCCGACGTCGCCGTGCTGCCGCGCTGGATCCGCGTGCGCGAAGCGATCGAGTTCGTCGCCGGCGTGCACCCGCGCTTCGACCGCGCGCGCTGCGAACGCTTCCTCGCCAACACCCAGCTCAAGCCCAACATGAAGGTGCGCGAGCTGTCCAAGGGCATGATCGTGCAGCTGCACCTGGCGCTGGTGATGGCCATCGACGCCAAGCTGCTGGTGCTCGACGAACCCACGCTCGGCCTGGACATCCTGTATCGCAAGCAGTTCTACCAGCGCCTGCTGGAGGACTACTTCGACGAGAACAAGACGATCGTGATCACCACGCACCAGGTGGAGGAGATCGAACACATCCTCACCGACGTGATGTTCATCCGCGACGGCAAGATCGTGCTCGAAGCGCCGATGGAAGCCGTGGGCGAGCGTTACGTCGAAGTGCTGGTCAGCGCCGACCGCGCCGACGAAGCGCGCGGCCTGCGCCCGATCGACGAACGCAGCCTGCCGTTCGGCAAGACCGTGATGCTGTTCGACGGCATCGAACTGGGCCGCCTGGCCCACCTCGGCGAAACCCGCACGCCGGGCCTGGCCGATCTGTTCGTCGCCACCATGAAGGGAACCTACGCATGA
- a CDS encoding class II fumarate hydratase has protein sequence MAKRATRRKVQGGERLEHDSMGELRVPAEALWGAQTQRAVQNFPISGRPMPRGFIRALGLIKAAAADVNAELGLLPKGQARAIRTAALSVAAGAHDTDFPIDIFQTGSGTSSNMNANEVIAALASRAGKAVHPNDDVNLGQSSNDVIPTAIRVSAQLAVVESLLPALDHLRLTIARRGRSLDRITKTGRTHLMDAMPLTFAQEFGAWAAQLASARERLVDCGKRLRRLPIGGTAIGTGINCDPRFGKRMAKTLSTLARTRFDSAADKFEGIAAQDDAVELSGQLNALAVALMKIANDLRWMNAGPLAGLGEIELPALQPGSSIMPGKVNPVIPEATCMVCAQVMGQHTTISIAGASGNFQLNVMLPLIAANLLDSIGLLSNVMRLLADTAIAGLKVRKDKVDEALGRNPILVTALNPVIGYERAAAIAKRAYAERRPVLDVAREMSGLPEKQLRALLDPTALTKGGIRAGGAGGGG, from the coding sequence ATGGCGAAGCGTGCGACGCGACGGAAGGTGCAGGGCGGCGAGCGCCTGGAGCACGACAGCATGGGCGAATTGCGGGTCCCCGCCGAGGCGCTCTGGGGCGCGCAGACGCAGCGCGCGGTGCAGAACTTCCCGATCTCCGGCCGGCCGATGCCGCGCGGGTTCATCCGTGCGCTGGGGCTGATCAAGGCCGCGGCCGCCGACGTCAACGCCGAGCTCGGCCTGCTGCCCAAGGGCCAGGCCCGCGCCATCCGCACCGCCGCGCTGTCGGTGGCCGCGGGCGCGCACGACACCGATTTCCCGATCGACATCTTCCAGACCGGCTCGGGCACATCGAGCAACATGAACGCCAACGAGGTCATCGCCGCGTTGGCCTCGCGCGCCGGCAAGGCGGTGCATCCCAACGACGACGTGAACCTCGGGCAGAGCTCGAACGATGTGATTCCGACGGCGATCCGCGTGTCCGCGCAGCTCGCGGTCGTCGAATCGCTGCTGCCCGCGCTCGATCACCTGCGCCTGACGATCGCACGCCGCGGGCGCTCGCTCGACCGCATCACCAAGACCGGCCGCACGCACCTGATGGATGCGATGCCGCTGACCTTCGCGCAGGAGTTCGGCGCATGGGCGGCGCAGCTCGCGTCCGCGCGCGAGCGCCTGGTCGACTGCGGCAAGCGCCTGCGCCGCCTGCCGATCGGCGGCACGGCGATCGGCACCGGCATCAACTGCGACCCGCGCTTCGGCAAGCGCATGGCGAAGACCCTGTCGACGCTCGCGCGCACGCGTTTCGATTCGGCCGCCGACAAGTTCGAAGGCATCGCGGCGCAGGACGATGCGGTGGAATTGTCGGGCCAGCTCAATGCGCTCGCGGTCGCCCTGATGAAGATCGCCAACGACCTGCGCTGGATGAACGCCGGTCCGCTCGCGGGCCTGGGCGAGATCGAACTGCCCGCGCTGCAGCCCGGCAGTTCGATCATGCCCGGCAAGGTGAACCCGGTGATCCCCGAAGCGACCTGCATGGTGTGCGCGCAGGTGATGGGGCAGCACACGACGATCTCGATCGCCGGTGCTTCGGGCAACTTCCAGCTCAACGTGATGCTGCCGCTGATTGCCGCGAACCTGCTGGACTCGATCGGCCTGTTGTCGAACGTGATGCGCCTGCTCGCCGACACCGCGATCGCGGGATTGAAGGTGCGGAAGGACAAGGTCGACGAAGCGCTCGGGCGCAATCCGATCCTGGTGACCGCGCTGAACCCGGTGATCGGTTACGAACGCGCTGCAGCGATCGCCAAGCGCGCGTATGCGGAACGTCGGCCGGTGCTGGACGTGGCGCGCGAGATGAGCGGCCTGCCGGAGAAGCAATTGCGCGCGCTGCTGGATCCGACTGCGCTGACGAAGGGCGGCATCCGCGCGGGTGGCGCGGGCGGCGGCGGCTGA